The following are encoded in a window of Streptomyces sp. Go-475 genomic DNA:
- a CDS encoding IclR family transcriptional regulator: MTGTEKRSDRDENRTESTAKQGGRGAASAVQSVDRAVSVLEILARHGEAGVTEIADELDVHKSTAFRLLGVLENRGLVAQAKDRGKYYLGAGVLRLAGAAAVRLDVSQEGVPVCRELADELGETVNIAVLDDDAAVNIMQARGTASVTAQNWLGRRTPLHATSSGKVLLAHMPPTLREGLLARPLHRFTERTVTVASMLRGELDTVVRQGYAITVEELEIGLAAAASPVRAHDGKVIASLSVSGPVYRLSPERLPEVAKRTEAAAAELSRRMGYGF, translated from the coding sequence ATGACCGGCACGGAGAAGCGGTCCGACCGCGACGAGAACCGAACGGAGAGCACGGCGAAGCAGGGCGGCAGAGGCGCGGCGAGTGCGGTCCAGTCGGTGGACCGGGCCGTGAGCGTCCTGGAGATCCTCGCCCGGCACGGCGAGGCGGGCGTCACCGAGATCGCGGACGAGCTGGACGTGCACAAGTCCACGGCGTTCCGGCTGCTCGGCGTGCTGGAGAACCGCGGCCTGGTGGCCCAGGCGAAGGACCGCGGCAAGTACTACCTGGGCGCCGGCGTACTACGCCTCGCGGGGGCGGCGGCAGTGCGGCTGGACGTGTCCCAGGAGGGTGTCCCGGTGTGCCGGGAACTCGCCGACGAGCTGGGCGAGACAGTCAACATCGCGGTCCTGGACGACGACGCGGCGGTCAACATCATGCAGGCCAGAGGCACCGCCTCCGTCACCGCGCAGAACTGGCTCGGCCGCCGCACCCCGCTGCACGCCACGTCCAGCGGCAAGGTGCTGCTCGCCCATATGCCGCCCACCCTGCGGGAGGGCCTGCTGGCGCGCCCGCTGCACCGCTTCACGGAGCGCACGGTCACGGTCGCGTCCATGCTGCGCGGCGAGTTGGACACCGTGGTGCGGCAGGGGTACGCGATCACGGTCGAGGAGCTGGAGATCGGGCTGGCGGCAGCGGCGTCGCCCGTCCGCGCGCACGACGGCAAGGTCATCGCCTCTCTCAGCGTCTCGGGACCGGTGTACCGGCTGAGTCCGGAACGGCTGCCGGAGGTGGCGAAGCGCACCGAGGCGGCGGCGGCCGAGCTGTCCCGCCGTATGGGCTACGGCTTCTGA
- a CDS encoding FAD-dependent oxidoreductase has protein sequence MRTVTIVGASLSGVYAARELRAQGYDGRLVIVGDEPHHPYDRPPLSKDFLTGRADETQLALTDAEETAELAAEWLLGVRARALDARGRCVLLDDGRTVSTDGVVIATGASARRLPGDSLAGVHTLRTLDDALALREELSRGPRRVVVIGGGFIGAETASSCSSLGHSVTVVEAARLPLVPQLGADMAAVCAALHRRGGVDLVTGTGVTGLRGTATVTGVDLTDGRTLPADTVIVGIGAVPNTTWLVGSALAVRDGVLCDDGCVTTLPQVVAVGDVACVGGHRAEHWTSATQQPRVAVTNLLAGHTVRTADAVPYFWSDQYGARIQFAGRRRDGDTVRIAEGELSDGAPAEGGFLARYERDGRTTAVLAVDRPRPFMRARRELARDAGEERVRSVAP, from the coding sequence ATGCGAACCGTGACCATCGTCGGCGCCTCGCTCTCCGGCGTGTACGCCGCCCGGGAACTGCGCGCCCAGGGCTACGACGGGCGACTGGTGATCGTCGGCGACGAACCCCACCACCCCTACGACCGGCCTCCGCTCTCCAAGGACTTCCTCACCGGCCGCGCCGACGAGACACAACTCGCCCTCACCGACGCCGAGGAGACCGCCGAACTCGCCGCCGAGTGGCTCCTCGGCGTCCGTGCCCGGGCCCTCGACGCCCGCGGCCGCTGCGTCCTGCTGGACGACGGCCGTACCGTGTCCACCGACGGCGTCGTCATCGCCACGGGTGCCTCGGCCCGCCGTCTCCCCGGCGACAGCCTCGCCGGAGTCCACACGCTCCGCACCCTCGACGACGCCCTCGCCCTGCGCGAGGAACTCAGCCGTGGCCCGCGCCGCGTCGTCGTCATCGGCGGCGGCTTCATCGGCGCCGAGACCGCCTCGTCCTGCTCCTCCCTCGGTCACTCCGTCACCGTCGTCGAGGCCGCCCGGCTCCCGCTCGTGCCCCAACTCGGCGCCGACATGGCGGCCGTGTGCGCCGCACTGCACCGCCGCGGCGGTGTGGACCTCGTCACCGGCACCGGTGTGACCGGCCTGCGGGGCACCGCCACCGTCACCGGCGTGGACCTCACCGACGGCCGCACCCTCCCCGCCGATACCGTGATCGTCGGAATCGGTGCCGTCCCCAACACGACCTGGCTGGTCGGATCCGCCCTGGCCGTGCGGGACGGCGTCCTGTGCGACGACGGGTGTGTGACGACCCTGCCTCAGGTGGTCGCCGTCGGTGACGTCGCCTGCGTCGGCGGCCACCGCGCCGAGCACTGGACGTCAGCCACCCAGCAGCCCCGCGTCGCCGTGACGAACCTGCTCGCCGGACACACCGTCAGGACCGCCGACGCGGTGCCCTACTTCTGGTCCGACCAGTACGGCGCACGCATCCAGTTCGCCGGCCGGCGCCGGGACGGCGACACCGTCCGCATCGCCGAGGGCGAGCTTTCCGACGGCGCACCGGCCGAGGGCGGCTTCCTCGCCCGCTACGAGCGCGACGGCCGCACGACCGCCGTGCTCGCCGTGGACCGCCCGCGCCCCTTCATGCGGGCCAGACGCGAACTCGCCAGGGACGCCGGGGAGGAGCGGGTCCGGTCCGTCGCCCCGTGA
- a CDS encoding roadblock/LC7 domain-containing protein, with translation MTAPKATGHTANSKGELNWLLDDLVDRVASIRKALVLSGDGLPTGFSKDLTREDSEHLAAVASGFHSLAKGVGRHFEAGNVRQTVVELDDAFLFVTAAGDGSCLAVLSDADSDVGQVAYEMTLLVKRVGVHLGAAPRTDLPAGG, from the coding sequence ATGACCGCACCGAAGGCGACCGGCCACACCGCGAACAGCAAGGGGGAGCTGAACTGGCTCCTCGATGATCTCGTGGACCGCGTCGCGAGCATCCGCAAGGCCCTCGTGCTCTCCGGCGACGGGTTGCCGACAGGGTTCTCCAAGGACCTGACCAGGGAGGACAGCGAGCACCTCGCCGCCGTCGCCTCCGGGTTCCACAGCCTCGCCAAGGGCGTGGGACGCCACTTCGAGGCCGGCAACGTCCGCCAGACGGTCGTCGAGCTCGACGACGCCTTCCTGTTCGTGACGGCCGCCGGCGACGGCAGCTGCCTCGCCGTCCTCTCGGACGCCGACTCGGACGTCGGCCAGGTCGCCTACGAGATGACACTCCTCGTGAAGCGGGTGGGTGTGCATCTGGGCGCCGCTCCGCGCACCGATCTGCCCGCAGGCGGGTAG
- a CDS encoding nitrate- and nitrite sensing domain-containing protein codes for MRFRGKSIRRKIVALLLVPLVSLTAIWAFATVLTGREASDLFNVSSVVEKIGYPVEDTVRVLQEERRQTLVYLADPRASDGLAALRRSRTATDEAIGSIRENAENPDVRDAMGQDTDERLTAVLDAFEGIESLRRSVEDGTVNRSQALDLYNRLVDPCYALLANLHVVDNVELDKQYRALVNLARARELLSREDALLGSALIVGRISHAEEREISDLVAQRTLMYDVNLQLLPVAERDRYESFWKNASSAPLRVAEEAALDSGAGTPRGVTAKSWDSAAGNVLGELGTLNDQANDRYQDRVHPVAIGVIAKAVIAGALGLIALLLSLFLSVRVGRTLIRDLRKLRLEAHEASGVRLPSVMRRLSAGEQVDVETEVPRLEYDKNEMGEVGQALNTLQRAAVEAAVKQAELRAGVSEVFVNLARRSQVLLHKQLTLLDAMERRTEDTEELADLFRLDHLTTRMRRHAEGLVILSGAAPSRQWRKPVQLMDVVRAAVAEVEDYERIEVRRLPRIAVTGPAVADLTHLVAELLENATVFSPPHTAVQVLGERVANGFTLEIHDRGLGMAAEALLDANLRLAETPEFELSDTDRLGLFVVSRLAQRQNVRVSLQPSPYGGTTAVVFIPDALLTDDVPDTNGLGFRLDRPQLAKESEPKDNRRAALSQAPARPGLPASLLDGPVELEAPVDLDAIDDFPGAIEDENSEHGGLFRPRHSLTRAPNETAGRRTDPRQQTADSRSARDRTDTEGELSAPVPLSRRHTPKLVSSHGRPVTEQRPRRSQTEEETAGTGRADSGATPSLPSRRRGEESASGRDTGRTGPETALPVRRRTEGSPSGSESQPDAPPPLPARRRGTDSARRGIGAAGRNEEPTESPASSGSGFGDRSEPSSLPRRTRRAEIASSGPDAPDRLSGTPAETPGARMRPRTGSGAAPRETGAAGRGDDPRSAPQTPRSGTAPLPRRVRQANLAPQLKRGPEPRTEARAEPAERDAEEVRSRMASLQRGWQRGREENAAGDAAHSGAARQGTTEGDGR; via the coding sequence ATGCGCTTTCGCGGGAAGTCCATCCGCCGGAAGATCGTGGCGCTGCTTCTCGTGCCGCTGGTGTCCCTGACCGCGATCTGGGCCTTCGCCACCGTGCTCACGGGACGCGAGGCGAGCGACCTGTTCAACGTGTCGTCCGTGGTGGAGAAGATCGGCTACCCCGTCGAGGACACCGTCCGCGTCCTCCAGGAGGAACGCCGCCAGACCCTCGTCTACCTCGCCGACCCCCGTGCCTCCGACGGGCTCGCCGCGCTGCGGCGCAGCCGGACCGCCACCGACGAGGCCATCGGCAGCATCCGCGAGAACGCCGAGAACCCGGACGTCCGCGACGCGATGGGCCAGGACACCGACGAGCGGCTCACCGCGGTCCTGGACGCCTTCGAGGGCATCGAGTCGCTCCGCCGCAGTGTCGAGGACGGCACCGTCAACCGCTCCCAGGCTCTCGACCTCTACAACCGTCTGGTCGACCCGTGCTACGCCCTGCTGGCCAACCTGCACGTGGTCGACAACGTGGAGCTGGACAAGCAGTACCGCGCGCTGGTCAACCTCGCCCGCGCCCGTGAACTCCTCTCCCGCGAGGACGCGCTCCTCGGCTCCGCCCTGATCGTCGGCAGGATCTCCCACGCCGAAGAGCGCGAGATCTCCGACCTCGTGGCCCAGCGCACCCTGATGTACGACGTCAACCTGCAGCTGCTGCCCGTCGCCGAGCGCGACCGCTACGAGAGCTTCTGGAAGAACGCCTCCTCCGCACCGCTGCGCGTGGCCGAGGAAGCGGCCCTCGACTCCGGAGCCGGAACACCCCGCGGCGTCACCGCGAAGAGCTGGGACAGCGCCGCCGGCAACGTCCTCGGCGAACTCGGCACCCTCAACGACCAGGCCAACGACCGCTACCAGGACCGCGTCCACCCGGTGGCCATCGGCGTCATCGCCAAGGCGGTCATCGCCGGCGCACTCGGCCTGATCGCGCTGCTGCTCTCCCTCTTCCTGTCCGTACGCGTCGGCCGCACCCTCATCCGCGACCTGCGAAAGCTGCGACTGGAGGCCCACGAGGCGTCCGGAGTACGGCTGCCCAGCGTGATGCGCCGCCTGTCCGCGGGCGAGCAGGTCGACGTCGAGACCGAGGTCCCGCGCCTGGAGTACGACAAGAACGAGATGGGCGAGGTCGGCCAGGCCCTCAACACCCTCCAGCGCGCCGCCGTCGAAGCCGCCGTCAAACAGGCCGAACTGCGCGCCGGTGTCTCCGAGGTCTTCGTGAACCTCGCGCGCCGCAGCCAGGTCCTGCTCCACAAGCAGCTCACCCTGCTCGACGCCATGGAGCGCAGGACCGAGGACACCGAGGAACTCGCCGACCTGTTCCGCCTCGACCACCTGACCACCCGCATGCGCCGGCACGCCGAGGGCCTGGTGATCCTCTCCGGCGCCGCTCCCTCCCGCCAGTGGCGCAAGCCCGTCCAGCTCATGGACGTCGTGCGCGCCGCCGTCGCCGAGGTCGAGGACTACGAGCGCATCGAGGTCCGCCGGCTTCCGCGTATCGCTGTCACCGGCCCGGCCGTAGCCGACCTCACCCACCTCGTGGCCGAACTCCTGGAGAACGCCACCGTCTTCTCCCCGCCGCACACCGCCGTCCAGGTCCTGGGCGAGCGGGTCGCCAACGGCTTCACGCTCGAGATCCACGACCGCGGCCTCGGCATGGCCGCCGAAGCGCTCCTGGACGCCAACCTCCGGCTCGCGGAGACGCCGGAGTTCGAACTGTCCGACACCGACCGGCTCGGCCTGTTCGTGGTCAGCCGTCTCGCCCAGCGACAGAACGTCCGGGTCTCCCTGCAGCCCTCCCCGTACGGCGGCACGACCGCCGTCGTCTTCATCCCCGACGCGCTGCTGACGGACGACGTCCCGGACACCAACGGCTTGGGCTTCCGGCTCGACCGACCCCAGCTCGCCAAGGAGAGCGAGCCCAAGGACAACCGCCGCGCCGCGCTGTCCCAGGCGCCCGCACGGCCCGGCCTGCCGGCCTCTCTCCTGGACGGACCGGTCGAGCTCGAGGCCCCCGTCGATCTCGACGCCATCGACGACTTCCCCGGCGCCATCGAGGACGAGAACAGCGAACACGGCGGCCTCTTCCGCCCCCGCCACTCCCTCACCCGCGCCCCGAACGAGACGGCCGGCCGCCGCACCGACCCGCGCCAGCAGACCGCCGACTCCCGCAGCGCACGGGACCGCACGGACACGGAGGGCGAGCTGAGCGCCCCGGTCCCGCTGTCCCGCCGCCACACCCCCAAGCTGGTCAGCTCGCACGGGCGTCCCGTCACCGAGCAGCGCCCCCGGCGGAGCCAGACCGAGGAGGAGACCGCGGGCACCGGCCGAGCGGACTCGGGGGCCACACCCTCGCTCCCGTCCCGCCGCCGGGGCGAGGAGTCCGCGAGCGGTCGAGACACCGGACGGACCGGGCCGGAGACCGCGCTTCCGGTCCGCCGTCGCACAGAGGGCTCGCCGTCCGGCAGCGAGTCGCAGCCGGACGCACCGCCGCCCCTGCCGGCCCGTCGCCGGGGGACGGATTCCGCTCGCCGGGGCATCGGCGCGGCCGGCCGGAACGAGGAACCCACCGAATCCCCTGCCTCGTCCGGCAGCGGCTTCGGTGACCGGTCGGAGCCGTCCTCCCTTCCCCGGCGGACACGCCGCGCGGAGATCGCCTCGAGCGGCCCGGACGCGCCCGACCGCCTCTCCGGCACCCCGGCGGAGACGCCCGGCGCGCGCATGCGTCCCAGGACCGGCTCCGGAGCCGCGCCCCGGGAGACCGGCGCGGCAGGACGGGGAGACGACCCCCGCTCCGCACCCCAGACACCTCGCTCCGGCACCGCGCCGCTGCCCCGGCGCGTCCGGCAGGCCAACCTGGCCCCGCAGCTGAAACGGGGCCCCGAGCCCCGTACGGAGGCCAGGGCCGAGCCCGCCGAACGCGACGCCGAGGAAGTACGCAGCCGCATGGCCTCGCTCCAGCGCGGCTGGCAGCGCGGCCGCGAGGAGAACGCCGCGGGCGATGCCGCCCACAGCGGCGCAGCACGACAAGGAACGACAGAGGGGGACGGTCGATGA
- a CDS encoding bifunctional 3-phenylpropionate/cinnamic acid dioxygenase ferredoxin subunit produces MIPVCRLEDLPKGESIRLETTPPVAVFHTDDGELHAIDDTCTHQDASLSEGWLEGCLVECPLHAASFDLRTGLPTCLPARRPVRTHRVTVDGGVIHVHLAAEEGTAA; encoded by the coding sequence GTGATTCCCGTCTGCCGCCTCGAAGACCTCCCCAAGGGCGAGTCCATCCGCCTCGAGACGACACCGCCCGTCGCCGTGTTCCACACCGACGACGGCGAACTCCACGCCATCGACGACACCTGCACCCACCAGGACGCCTCCCTCTCGGAGGGCTGGCTGGAGGGCTGCCTGGTCGAATGCCCGCTGCACGCCGCCTCCTTCGACCTGCGCACGGGCCTGCCGACGTGCCTCCCGGCCCGCCGCCCCGTCCGCACCCACCGCGTCACCGTCGACGGCGGCGTCATCCACGTCCACCTCGCGGCGGAGGAGGGGACGGCGGCGTGA